One stretch of Nicotiana tabacum cultivar K326 chromosome 18, ASM71507v2, whole genome shotgun sequence DNA includes these proteins:
- the LOC107783511 gene encoding zinc finger CCCH domain-containing protein 24 isoform X2 has product MSTETLNTKINGEDSTEQLHSPETSTDLTVEITPTEKRKREETETETETGQQQQQPNPLWKTSLCSYFRRNDNSCSHGDSCRYAHGESELRPRPDNTWDPTSERAKKIAKKDDDGDKSENKEEEKCNDVMMTEALDNEEECSSSGTGLSKCLVNLPMKWSSDNLRCFLKQHELNGKLVGNKNLKVGDVIPRPFERKGNSAISSSPASQQGEKQTQTGDSLDSTKISDETEAEDPLSSDSVLKGRSVRDVVTPLANVPYADQLEQKKSSLMQTLKKLTRNARKACPNGVSLPEWILKSREIGGQPCKLEGIIDSPLIEGYRNKCEFSVGYSVLGKPTVGFLLGNFREGVTAVEEPVNCPNVSGIACKYAAIFQDFLQQSTLPIWNRLNNTGFWRQLTVREGRMPGKKVKVENSDASISEVMLIVQVCTLALDDAVVNDEFQSMAKAFAMGASSASPTLPLTVLVVQDHTGISNVAPADAPLRVLPFPKRESYSELQADNAVAEAKIHDFINGLRFCISPTAFFQVNTLAAEKLYSLAGDWASLGPDTLLFDVCCGTGTIGLTLANRVGMVVGIEMNASAVSDAQRNAEINGIKNCRFICGKAEDVMGSVLREYLTSPPKVDGIPDIQENTTSTEKTDSIVNASETDEGSGIGSATAPIGNTDSTDNTVEPEGKAGLERTNGTSLSESSAGCITESETQLGKSCSSDNLTTSVRHFKNVVAIVDPPRVGLHPTVIKLLRTNSRLRRLVYISCNPESLVANAIELCTPSPDEAERGNNKNNRGWRNMSSASLARHRTKSMPSSEPFQPVKAMAVDLFPHTSHCELVMLLER; this is encoded by the exons ATGTCGACAGAAACCCTAAACACCAAAATCAACGGCGAGGATTCAACAGAGCAACTCCATTCCCCGGAAACCTCCACCGATCTAACGGTTGAAATTACACCAACAGAGAAACGTAAGCGAGAAGAAACCGAAACCGAAACAGAAACGGggcaacagcaacaacagccaAACCCGTTATGGAAAACGAGTCTTTGCTCTTACTTTCGAAGAAACGATAATTCATGCAGCCACGGTGATTCCTGCCGTTACGCCCATGGTGAGTCGGAGCTCCGACCCCGACCCGATAATACATGGGACCCGACTTCTGAGCGGGCGAAAAAGATAGCTAAAAAGGATGATGATGGAGATAAGTCAGAGaataaagaagaagagaagtgtAATGACGTCATGATGACGGAAGCCTTAGACAACGAGGAGGAATGTAGTTCGTCGGGTACTGGGTTGTCAAAGTGCTTGGTTAATCTTCCTATGAAGTGGAGTTCGGATAATTTAAGGTGTTTTCTTAAGCAGCAT GAGTTGAATGGAAAGCTTGTTGGAAACAAGAATTTGAAGGTTGGAGATGTCATTCCGCGGCCATTTGAGAGAAAAGGTAATTCGGCAATATCTTCATCTCCGGCCAGTCAACAAGGTGAAAAGCAAACCCAAACTGGGGACAGTTTGGATTCGactaaaatatcagatgaaactGAGGCTGAGGACCCACTGTCCAGTGATTCAGTTTTGAAGGGTAGGAGTGTTCGTGATGTGGTGACTCCTCTTGCTAATGTACCGTACGCTGATCAGCTGGAGCAGAAGAAGAGCTCTTTGATGCAAACTCTCAAAAAACTT ACTCGAAATGCACGTAAAGCCTGTCCAAATGGTGTTTCACTTCCAGAATGGATTCTCAAATCTAGGGAAATAG GTGGTCAACCATGTAAACTGGAGGGCATAATTGACTCGCCACTTATTGAGGGATATCGTAACAAGTGTGAGTTTTCTGTCGGATACTCTGTACTAGGGAAGCCAACTGTGGGGTTTCTGCTTGGAAATTTCAG GGAGGGTGTGACAGCTGTCGAGGAACCTGTGAACTGCCCAAATGTTTCTGGAATTGCTTGTAAATATGCTGCTATCTTTCAAGATTTTTTACAACAGTCAACCCTACCTATTTGGAATAGATTGAATAATACTGGATTCTGGAGGCAACTTACT GTTCGAGAAGGTCGCATGCCTGGTAAAAAAGTAAAGGTTGAAAATTCTGATGCAAGTATTTCAGAGGTTATGCTCATTGTCCAG GTTTGCACTCTGGCGCTGGATGATGCAGTAGTTAATGATGAATTCCAAAGTATGGCCAAAGCATTTGCTATGGGAGCTTCTAGTGCATCACCAACATTACCTCTTACTGTCCTGGTAGTTCAG GATCACACTGGTATATCTAATGTAGCGCCGGCAGATGCTCCTCTGCGCGTCCTTCCGTTTCCCAAAAGGGAAAGCTATTCTGAACTGCAAGCAGATAATGCAGTTGCTGAAGCAAAAATTCACGATTTTATAAATGGACTTAGGTTTTGTATTTCACCCACAGCCTTCTTTCAG GTGAACACCCTTGCTGCAGAGAAATTGTACTCCCTGGCGGGGGATTGGGCGAGCTTGGGTCCTGATACTTTGCTTTTCGATGTTTGCTGTGGAACTGGAACAATTGGTCTGACTCTGGCTAATCGAGTTGGTATG GTTGTTGGCATTGAAATGAATGCTTCTGCGGTCTCTGATGCTCAAAGAAATGCAGAAATCAATGGGATAAAAAACTGTAGATTTATTTGTGGAAAG GCCGAGGATGTCATGGGATCTGTACTGAGAGAGTACCTTACTTCACCTCCAAAAGTAGATGGAATTCCAGATATACAAGAAAATACAACTTCCACAGAGAAGACTGATTCTATAGTTAATGCATCGGAAACAGATGAGGGATCAGGTATTGGGTCTGCAACTGCACCTATTGGGAATACTGATTCCACGGATAACACAGTGGAACCCGAGGGAAAAGCAGGCCTTGAGCGTACCAATGGTACAAGCTTGTCAGAATCTTCAGCAGGTTGCATTACAGAATCAGAAACCCAACTTGGGAAGAGTTGTTCATCAGATAATTTGACCACTTCAGTGCGACATTTCAAGAATGTTGTTGCAATTGTGGATCCTCCACGTGTTGGACTTCATCCCACA GTTATCAAACTTTTGAGGACTAATTCACGTCTAAGGAGGCTTGT TTATATTTCCTGTAATCCTGAGAGCTTGGTCGCAAATGCTATTGAGCTATGCACACCTTCTCCAGATGAAGCTGAGAGGGGTAATAATAAAAACAACAGAGGATGGAGAAATATGAGCAGTGCTAGTCTTGCACGACATAGGACCAAATCTATGCCCAGTTCAGAGCCTTTTCAACCTGTCAAAGCAATGGCGGTTGATCTCTTTCCTCATACTTCTCATTGTGAACTGGTGATGCTTCTGGAGAGGTAA
- the LOC107783511 gene encoding zinc finger CCCH domain-containing protein 24 isoform X1 translates to MSTETLNTKINGEDSTEQLHSPETSTDLTVEITPTEKRKREETETETETGQQQQQPNPLWKTSLCSYFRRNDNSCSHGDSCRYAHGESELRPRPDNTWDPTSERAKKIAKKDDDGDKSENKEEEKCNDVMMTEALDNEEECSSSGTGLSKCLVNLPMKWSSDNLRCFLKQHDVTFKSAKKKKGMVVGFVTFENPEQVKSALKELNGKLVGNKNLKVGDVIPRPFERKGNSAISSSPASQQGEKQTQTGDSLDSTKISDETEAEDPLSSDSVLKGRSVRDVVTPLANVPYADQLEQKKSSLMQTLKKLTRNARKACPNGVSLPEWILKSREIGGQPCKLEGIIDSPLIEGYRNKCEFSVGYSVLGKPTVGFLLGNFREGVTAVEEPVNCPNVSGIACKYAAIFQDFLQQSTLPIWNRLNNTGFWRQLTVREGRMPGKKVKVENSDASISEVMLIVQVCTLALDDAVVNDEFQSMAKAFAMGASSASPTLPLTVLVVQDHTGISNVAPADAPLRVLPFPKRESYSELQADNAVAEAKIHDFINGLRFCISPTAFFQVNTLAAEKLYSLAGDWASLGPDTLLFDVCCGTGTIGLTLANRVGMVVGIEMNASAVSDAQRNAEINGIKNCRFICGKAEDVMGSVLREYLTSPPKVDGIPDIQENTTSTEKTDSIVNASETDEGSGIGSATAPIGNTDSTDNTVEPEGKAGLERTNGTSLSESSAGCITESETQLGKSCSSDNLTTSVRHFKNVVAIVDPPRVGLHPTVIKLLRTNSRLRRLVYISCNPESLVANAIELCTPSPDEAERGNNKNNRGWRNMSSASLARHRTKSMPSSEPFQPVKAMAVDLFPHTSHCELVMLLER, encoded by the exons ATGTCGACAGAAACCCTAAACACCAAAATCAACGGCGAGGATTCAACAGAGCAACTCCATTCCCCGGAAACCTCCACCGATCTAACGGTTGAAATTACACCAACAGAGAAACGTAAGCGAGAAGAAACCGAAACCGAAACAGAAACGGggcaacagcaacaacagccaAACCCGTTATGGAAAACGAGTCTTTGCTCTTACTTTCGAAGAAACGATAATTCATGCAGCCACGGTGATTCCTGCCGTTACGCCCATGGTGAGTCGGAGCTCCGACCCCGACCCGATAATACATGGGACCCGACTTCTGAGCGGGCGAAAAAGATAGCTAAAAAGGATGATGATGGAGATAAGTCAGAGaataaagaagaagagaagtgtAATGACGTCATGATGACGGAAGCCTTAGACAACGAGGAGGAATGTAGTTCGTCGGGTACTGGGTTGTCAAAGTGCTTGGTTAATCTTCCTATGAAGTGGAGTTCGGATAATTTAAGGTGTTTTCTTAAGCAGCAT GATGTTACTTTTAAATCagcaaaaaagaagaaaggcatGGTTGTAGGATTTGTTACTTTTGAAAATCCAGAACAAGTGAAGAGTGCTCTGAAG GAGTTGAATGGAAAGCTTGTTGGAAACAAGAATTTGAAGGTTGGAGATGTCATTCCGCGGCCATTTGAGAGAAAAGGTAATTCGGCAATATCTTCATCTCCGGCCAGTCAACAAGGTGAAAAGCAAACCCAAACTGGGGACAGTTTGGATTCGactaaaatatcagatgaaactGAGGCTGAGGACCCACTGTCCAGTGATTCAGTTTTGAAGGGTAGGAGTGTTCGTGATGTGGTGACTCCTCTTGCTAATGTACCGTACGCTGATCAGCTGGAGCAGAAGAAGAGCTCTTTGATGCAAACTCTCAAAAAACTT ACTCGAAATGCACGTAAAGCCTGTCCAAATGGTGTTTCACTTCCAGAATGGATTCTCAAATCTAGGGAAATAG GTGGTCAACCATGTAAACTGGAGGGCATAATTGACTCGCCACTTATTGAGGGATATCGTAACAAGTGTGAGTTTTCTGTCGGATACTCTGTACTAGGGAAGCCAACTGTGGGGTTTCTGCTTGGAAATTTCAG GGAGGGTGTGACAGCTGTCGAGGAACCTGTGAACTGCCCAAATGTTTCTGGAATTGCTTGTAAATATGCTGCTATCTTTCAAGATTTTTTACAACAGTCAACCCTACCTATTTGGAATAGATTGAATAATACTGGATTCTGGAGGCAACTTACT GTTCGAGAAGGTCGCATGCCTGGTAAAAAAGTAAAGGTTGAAAATTCTGATGCAAGTATTTCAGAGGTTATGCTCATTGTCCAG GTTTGCACTCTGGCGCTGGATGATGCAGTAGTTAATGATGAATTCCAAAGTATGGCCAAAGCATTTGCTATGGGAGCTTCTAGTGCATCACCAACATTACCTCTTACTGTCCTGGTAGTTCAG GATCACACTGGTATATCTAATGTAGCGCCGGCAGATGCTCCTCTGCGCGTCCTTCCGTTTCCCAAAAGGGAAAGCTATTCTGAACTGCAAGCAGATAATGCAGTTGCTGAAGCAAAAATTCACGATTTTATAAATGGACTTAGGTTTTGTATTTCACCCACAGCCTTCTTTCAG GTGAACACCCTTGCTGCAGAGAAATTGTACTCCCTGGCGGGGGATTGGGCGAGCTTGGGTCCTGATACTTTGCTTTTCGATGTTTGCTGTGGAACTGGAACAATTGGTCTGACTCTGGCTAATCGAGTTGGTATG GTTGTTGGCATTGAAATGAATGCTTCTGCGGTCTCTGATGCTCAAAGAAATGCAGAAATCAATGGGATAAAAAACTGTAGATTTATTTGTGGAAAG GCCGAGGATGTCATGGGATCTGTACTGAGAGAGTACCTTACTTCACCTCCAAAAGTAGATGGAATTCCAGATATACAAGAAAATACAACTTCCACAGAGAAGACTGATTCTATAGTTAATGCATCGGAAACAGATGAGGGATCAGGTATTGGGTCTGCAACTGCACCTATTGGGAATACTGATTCCACGGATAACACAGTGGAACCCGAGGGAAAAGCAGGCCTTGAGCGTACCAATGGTACAAGCTTGTCAGAATCTTCAGCAGGTTGCATTACAGAATCAGAAACCCAACTTGGGAAGAGTTGTTCATCAGATAATTTGACCACTTCAGTGCGACATTTCAAGAATGTTGTTGCAATTGTGGATCCTCCACGTGTTGGACTTCATCCCACA GTTATCAAACTTTTGAGGACTAATTCACGTCTAAGGAGGCTTGT TTATATTTCCTGTAATCCTGAGAGCTTGGTCGCAAATGCTATTGAGCTATGCACACCTTCTCCAGATGAAGCTGAGAGGGGTAATAATAAAAACAACAGAGGATGGAGAAATATGAGCAGTGCTAGTCTTGCACGACATAGGACCAAATCTATGCCCAGTTCAGAGCCTTTTCAACCTGTCAAAGCAATGGCGGTTGATCTCTTTCCTCATACTTCTCATTGTGAACTGGTGATGCTTCTGGAGAGGTAA